The proteins below come from a single Stomoxys calcitrans chromosome 1, idStoCalc2.1, whole genome shotgun sequence genomic window:
- the LOC106084426 gene encoding uncharacterized protein LOC106084426, whose amino-acid sequence MDVMIFGATCAPSISQYVKNYNADKFLEEFPLAAKAIKQNHYVDDLLCSIDTAEEAIKLVKDVCFVHRQAGFNIRNWVSNSREVRNAFASTLSEKVKCINFKAENSVEKVLGVFWEHDEDVITFKIASWLLEGELLSTKKAPTKREMLRLVMSIYDPLGLIGHIVMFVKVLMQEVWRSKSGWDEPIHHELAAKWSHWLRILPDIENLKIERCYLKTFHNYEGVNVQLHTFVDASKDGYAAVCYLRLKKNADVVCSLVTAKTRVAPIKITSVPRLELMAALIGARLAKFVLDNHEIGISKKYFWSDSKTVLSWINSDHRKYNQFVAFRVTEILELSSISDWNWVPSRENVADDATKWSKIPNFSDSSRWFHGPAFLFQPEEMWPQKTGFSGNTEEERIHTSYPINKYEPILNELRFSKWNRLVRAIAYVVKFITICRKNEPRCQGLTLDYLKRAEHIIYKQVQSVTYSAEIAALNTKSPVPKSSEIFSKTPYLEEGLLRVDGRIDLANVTFDQKRPIILPRKHYVTKLIILHYHEKFHHMHHETVVNELRQKYAISKLRTTVKTIFRSCQFCKITKVVPNPPQMAKLPRARVAAYASPFSYTGVDFFGPILVSVNRHKEKRYGCLFTCLTIRAVHIEIAHSLTTSSCILAIRNFMARRGTPHEFYSDNGTNFIGAERELREALAEVNKNELLETFTTANTKWNFNPPASPHMGGAWERLVRSIKMVLYKIMPSRHPTDELLLSMLIEVENVINSRPLAYVPIEEHMAEALTPNHFLVGSSNGLKPLTTVYDSGTLLRQSWLISQQYGNIFWKKWLAEYLPSLTCRTKWHEKSKALCQGDLVIIVDPSLPRNVWLRGKVLETRLAPDGQVRSAKILTCRGVMERPATKLAILDVAAQTKSDVEEASCHTPGGMLTPISKMP is encoded by the coding sequence ATGGACGTCATGATATTTGGTGCCACATGCGCTCCCAGCATATCGCAGTATGTGAAGAATTACAATGCTGACAAATTTCTGGAAGAGTTTCCCCTTGCTGCAAAGGCAATCAAACAAAATCATTATGTGGATGATTTGCTATGTTCTATTGATACGGCTGAGGAggcaataaaattggttaaagATGTGTGCTTTGTACATCGCCAAGCTGGTTTCAATATAAGAAACTGGGTGTCCAATAGCAGGGAGGTTAGGAATGCATTTGCATCTACTCTTTCGGAGAAAGTTAAATGCATAAATTTTAAAGCCGAAAACAGTGTTGAGAAAGTACTGGGCGTTTTTTGGGAGCATGATGAGGATGTTATAACATTTAAAATAGCATCATGGCTTCTGGAGGGTGAATTATTGTCAACCAAAAAAGCTCCAACTAAGCGAGAAATGCTTAGACTAGTAATGTCCATTTACGACCCCCTGGGACTAATTGGACACATAGTTATGTTCGTGAAGGTTCTCATGCAAGAAGTTTGGAGGTCCAAATCGGGGTGGGATGAACCAATCCATCACGAATTGGCGGCAAAATGGAGTCACTGGTTACGAATTTTGCCAGACATCGAAAACCTCAAAATAGAAAGATGCTATCTAAAAACTTTTCATAATTATGAAGGCGTTAATGTCCAGCTGCATACCTTTGTGGATGCCAGCAAGGACGGTTATGCTGCTGTATGTTATTTAAGACTGAAGAAAAATGCCGATGTGGTTTGTTCGTTAGTGACTGCCAAAACCAGAGTTGCCCCAATTAAAATAACGTCAGTGCCTAGGCTTGAACTTATGGCAGCTTTAATAGGAGCGCGTCTAGCGAAGTTTGTGCTGGATAATCACGAAATTggaatttctaaaaaatatttttggagcGATTCGAAGACAGTTTTGAGTTGGATCAACTCTGACCATCGCAAATATAACCAGTTTGTTGCATTTCGGGTTACGGAAATCCTGGAACTCTCATCAATCAGCGATTGGAATTGGGTTCCAAGTAGAGAGAATGTGGCCGATGATGCCACAAAATGGtcgaaaattccaaatttttccgATTCTAGTAGGTGGTTCCATGGACCAGCTTTTTTGTTCCAACCTGAAGAAATGTGGCCCCAAAAGACGGGTTTTAGTGGTAATACAGAGGAGGAACGAATACATACCTCGTACCCAATAAATAAATACGAGCCCATTTTAAATGAGCTGCGATTTTCGAAATGGAATCGGCTGGTGAGAGCTATTGCTTATGTGGTCAAATTTATTACTATTTGTCGAAAAAATGAGCCCAGATGCCAAGGATTAACACTGGATTATTTaaagagagcggagcatataaTATATAAACAGGTGCAATCTGTGACTTACTCAGCTGAAATTGCTGCCCTGAATACAAAGTCTCCTGTGCCAAAATccagcgaaattttttcaaaaacaccctATTTGGAGGAAGGGCTTTTACGAGTTGATGGCAGAATAGATTTGGCAAATGTTACATTTGACCAAAAGCGTCCAATAATATTGCCCAGAAAACATTATGTTACCAAATTAATAATTCTTCATTATCacgaaaaatttcatcatatgCATCATGAAACAGTTGTGAATGAGCTGAGGCAAAAGTATGCCATCTCGAAACTTCGCACCACTGTAAAGACTATTTTTCGTTCCTGTCAATTCTGTAAAATCACCAAGGTGGTGCCTAACCCCCCTCAGATGGCAAAGTTACCTCGAGCTCGTGTAGCTGCTTATGCATCTCCATTCTCTTATACTGGAGTAGACTTCTTTGGGCCCATATTGGTCAGTGTGAATCGCCACAAAGAGAAACGATATGGCTGTTTGTTTACGTGCCTCACTATAAGGGCCGTTCATATTGAGATTGCACATTCTCTTACgacaagctcttgtattttggctATTCGCAATTTTATGGCGCGTAGAGGTACACCGCATGAGTTCTATAGCGACAATGGAACTAATTTTATTGGAGCAGAGAGGGAACTAAGAGAGGCGCTAGCAGAGGTTAACAAAAACGAATTACTCGAAACTTTTACAACTGCCAACACCAAATGGAATTTTAATCCTCCTGCTTCACCCCACATGGGAGGCGCCTGGGAGCGTTTAGTTCGCTCAATCAAAATGGTTTTGTATAAGATCATGCCCTCAAGGCACCCTACTGATGAGCTACTTTTGAGCATGTTAATCGAGGTGGAAAATGTGATAAATTCGAGGCCGCTCGCATATGTTCCAATTGAAGAACATATGGCAGAAGCTTTAACCCCGAATCATTTTCTTGTGGGAAGCTCCAATGGGCTAAAACCCTTAACTACAGTTTACGACAGTGGAACCTTATTGAGACAGAGCTGGCTTATTTCTCAACAATATGGCAACATATTTTGGAAGAAGTGGCTGGCCGAATATTTACCATCGCTTACTTGTAGGACAAAATGGCACGAGAAATCAAAGGCATTATGTCAGGGGGATTTAGTTATCATTGTAGACCCTTCTTTACCTAGAAATGTCTGGCTGCGAGGCAAAGTACTTGAAACGAGGTTGGCACCAGATGGTCAGGTCCGCAGCGCAAAAATATTGACATGTCGAGGCGTAATGGAGAGACCTGCAACGAAGCTGGCAATTTTGGATGTTGCTGCTCAAACTAAGTCTGACGTAGAAGAAGCTTCTTGTCATACTCCGGGGGGAATGTTGACGCCAATCTCAAAAATgccttaa